The following coding sequences are from one Haploplasma axanthum window:
- a CDS encoding helix-turn-helix domain-containing protein, giving the protein MDTHDVGEYLKALRKTKGYTQEEVADLLYVSNKTISKWERGEGLPEIQTLIAVAELYDVTVDEILIGTNNTKKGKEKLLLRKEYLNNKYLQNFKITSLISLACLIVGLILTIFISSASYNSMLGIGIGLAFVIVGFVILVIGRIKNINQNLEPSSKKNIDVITFRVLILGLISFMFILPFFAGSENSVVTSERYFTILLQYWIFPFSIVLSLIFLFSWIKGYLVKKIKLNLIYIIIIPILVFIPFITHSIVPSKKIDVIEKSNLSGNEATEWIAFSEIRNGFQTIVSDDYYEMTIDNIEYKILISRYNKMNKEVKVLDFISYDKQNQTVNLRYTGYINSKYITNKRYFTVYGISLVLYFGSYYFIRKKINN; this is encoded by the coding sequence ATGGATACACATGATGTTGGTGAATATTTAAAAGCTTTAAGAAAAACAAAAGGATATACACAAGAAGAGGTAGCCGATTTATTATACGTTTCTAACAAAACAATTAGTAAATGGGAACGTGGAGAAGGTCTTCCAGAGATTCAAACTCTTATTGCTGTTGCTGAATTGTACGATGTTACAGTAGATGAAATATTAATTGGAACAAATAATACAAAAAAAGGTAAAGAAAAATTATTACTTCGTAAAGAATACTTGAATAATAAGTATTTGCAAAATTTTAAAATTACTAGTTTAATATCATTAGCATGTTTAATAGTAGGTTTAATACTAACAATCTTTATTTCAAGTGCATCATATAATTCTATGTTAGGAATTGGAATTGGATTGGCATTTGTTATAGTTGGTTTTGTTATTTTAGTGATTGGAAGAATTAAGAATATTAATCAAAATTTAGAACCAAGCAGTAAAAAAAATATTGATGTTATTACGTTTAGAGTTTTAATACTAGGTTTAATAAGCTTTATGTTCATATTACCTTTTTTTGCTGGTAGTGAAAACAGTGTTGTAACATCAGAAAGATATTTCACTATTTTGCTGCAATATTGGATTTTTCCTTTTAGTATAGTTTTATCTTTGATTTTCTTATTTTCGTGGATTAAGGGATATTTAGTAAAAAAAATAAAACTAAATCTTATCTATATAATTATTATTCCAATTCTTGTTTTTATACCGTTTATAACACATTCAATAGTTCCTTCAAAAAAGATTGACGTTATAGAAAAAAGTAATTTAAGTGGTAATGAAGCAACAGAATGGATAGCATTTTCAGAGATAAGAAATGGATTTCAAACAATTGTTTCTGATGATTACTATGAAATGACTATTGATAATATAGAATATAAAATACTAATAAGCAGATATAATAAAATGAATAAAGAAGTAAAAGTTCTTGATTTTATAAGTTATGATAAGCAAAACCAAACAGTTAATCTAAGATATACTGGTTATATTAATTCAAAATACATAACAAATAAAAGATATTTTACTGTATATGGTATTTCATTAGTTTTATATTTTGGATCATATTATTTTATAAGAAAAAAAATAAATAACTAA
- a CDS encoding GrpB family protein: MKKKLNEMTLEELWELFPISLVPHKTCWSEWFYEEKELLEDLLTNVKTLKIEHIGSTTISTIYAKNIVDILIEVENEDYIKTSNLLSNNGYIIMYQKENRAALNKGYTEDGFAEKVFHVHVRKKGDIDELYFRDYLIEYKEVAKDYEKLKLELWKRYEHDRDGYTDAKTEFITSITEKAKSLYHGRY; the protein is encoded by the coding sequence ATGAAGAAAAAACTAAATGAAATGACATTAGAAGAACTATGGGAATTGTTCCCAATATCTTTAGTTCCTCATAAAACATGCTGGAGTGAATGGTTTTATGAAGAAAAAGAACTTCTTGAAGATTTACTAACTAATGTAAAAACTTTGAAAATTGAACACATAGGTAGCACCACCATTTCTACAATATACGCCAAAAATATTGTAGATATACTTATTGAAGTTGAAAATGAAGATTATATTAAAACAAGTAATCTTTTATCTAATAATGGTTATATTATTATGTATCAAAAAGAAAATAGAGCAGCACTAAATAAAGGATATACTGAAGATGGGTTTGCTGAAAAAGTATTTCATGTTCATGTAAGAAAAAAGGGAGATATAGACGAACTCTATTTTAGAGATTATCTTATCGAATATAAAGAAGTAGCAAAAGATTATGAGAAATTAAAACTAGAGTTATGGAAACGATATGAGCATGATCGTGATGGTTATACTGATGCTAAAACAGAGTTTATTACTAGCATAACAGAAAAAGCAAAATCACTGTATCACGGCAGATACTGA
- a CDS encoding S1 family peptidase has product MKIIKSKRYILILLAILLFILIGCSNQHTYINEELKSKITESNIIQSTVLIVKEQKETSNDSATSITYSYGFSGGIIKKEENKYYILTAFHPIEQLTDENLIVLLWNEPRYNDLPSEQKKGISRYYASKSKAKIEYTDIKYDLAIISFESGKELPILEISDTEAMFGDDISSISNPKDRDRNYLSFGKITSKIAVPFGDDKDNIQYNVIEHNSYINEGSSGSILINNDLKVVGINLGGTTRRDKFIKAKAMPLDRIIEFINKSSI; this is encoded by the coding sequence ATGAAAATAATTAAATCAAAGCGATATATTCTAATACTTTTAGCAATATTGTTATTCATATTGATTGGATGCAGTAATCAACATACGTATATAAATGAAGAACTAAAATCAAAAATTACAGAATCAAATATTATCCAATCAACTGTTTTAATTGTTAAAGAACAAAAAGAAACAAGTAATGATTCAGCTACTTCAATAACATACTCATATGGTTTTTCAGGGGGCATTATTAAGAAAGAGGAAAATAAATACTACATTTTGACCGCTTTTCATCCAATTGAACAATTAACTGATGAGAACTTAATTGTTCTTTTATGGAACGAGCCAAGATACAATGATTTACCAAGTGAACAGAAAAAAGGAATATCTCGTTATTATGCCTCAAAATCCAAAGCTAAAATTGAATATACAGATATTAAATATGATTTAGCAATCATAAGTTTTGAAAGTGGCAAAGAACTACCAATACTTGAAATAAGCGATACTGAAGCTATGTTTGGAGATGATATATCCAGTATAAGCAATCCAAAAGATCGGGATAGAAATTATCTTTCTTTTGGTAAAATAACTTCTAAGATTGCTGTTCCATTTGGTGATGATAAGGATAACATACAGTATAATGTTATTGAACATAATTCATATATTAATGAAGGAAGTAGTGGGAGCATTCTTATTAACAATGATCTAAAAGTTGTTGGTATTAATTTAGGTGGAACAACAAGAAGAGATAAGTTTATCAAAGCAAAAGCCATGCCACTAGATAGAATTATTGAATTCATTAATAAATCATCTATTTAA
- a CDS encoding helix-turn-helix transcriptional regulator — MIYHKIMNKAEDYIEDNLHSVIRLNDIAQHVGLSDFHFHRLFKQHSNETIHSFVSRVKIERSSIFLKVRNDLTITEVAYLYGYSDSSSYIRAFKKYFGVSPSQFRNSKI, encoded by the coding sequence ATGATATATCATAAAATTATGAACAAAGCAGAAGATTATATTGAAGACAATCTTCATTCTGTGATTAGATTAAATGATATTGCACAGCATGTTGGACTTTCTGATTTTCATTTTCATAGGCTTTTTAAACAACATTCTAATGAAACAATTCACTCTTTTGTTTCAAGAGTGAAGATTGAAAGATCAAGTATATTCTTAAAAGTAAGAAATGATTTGACAATTACTGAAGTTGCATATTTATATGGATATAGCGATTCTAGTTCGTATATAAGAGCATTTAAGAAATATTTCGGTGTAAGTCCTTCCCAATTTAGAAATAGCAAGATTTGA
- a CDS encoding NUDIX hydrolase — protein MFHYTIGEKIDVFEFDRKASRAVIIKDNKVLVLKSDNHEVKLPGGGVDNDETFIDALIREVKEETGYDVLSFSEFGVVDLFANSKTNNEKQFSMRSKYFLVEVNKQPSKTNFQGYEIEENFQPIWIELEETIDINERALNNNRNNDIAERELIVFKEIKERIFKELEVKSKVITICGSLKFKREMMNAAMKLELLGNVVLIPIFPLDDNFDEYTEEELNILGKMHKEKIKISDAILVINVGGYIGKSTKSEIEFATSLNKEIRYLENKEQ, from the coding sequence ATGTTTCATTATACAATTGGAGAAAAAATTGATGTATTTGAATTTGATAGAAAAGCTTCAAGAGCAGTTATTATAAAGGATAATAAAGTATTGGTTCTTAAAAGTGATAATCACGAAGTTAAACTTCCTGGTGGTGGTGTAGATAATGATGAAACATTTATAGATGCACTAATTCGTGAAGTTAAAGAAGAAACTGGATATGACGTATTAAGTTTTTCTGAATTTGGAGTGGTTGATTTATTTGCTAATAGCAAAACAAACAATGAAAAACAATTTTCAATGAGATCCAAATATTTTTTAGTTGAAGTGAATAAACAACCAAGCAAGACAAATTTTCAGGGATATGAGATTGAAGAAAACTTTCAACCTATTTGGATTGAACTTGAAGAAACTATCGATATTAATGAAAGAGCGCTTAATAATAATCGAAATAATGATATAGCAGAGCGAGAATTGATTGTTTTTAAAGAGATAAAAGAACGAATTTTTAAAGAATTAGAAGTTAAGTCTAAAGTAATTACAATATGTGGTAGTTTAAAATTTAAAAGAGAAATGATGAATGCAGCAATGAAACTGGAACTATTAGGTAACGTTGTCTTAATACCAATCTTTCCATTAGATGATAATTTTGATGAATATACTGAAGAAGAACTCAATATACTTGGTAAAATGCACAAAGAGAAAATAAAAATTTCGGATGCTATTTTAGTGATTAATGTAGGTGGATATATAGGGAAAAGTACAAAAAGTGAAATTGAGTTTGCTACTTCATTAAATAAAGAAATCAGGTATTTAGAAAATAAAGAACAGTAG
- a CDS encoding GNAT family N-acetyltransferase, with protein sequence MRFNEKFDEIKNDKIMLKIIEKNQGNENTIPFYYYDIYLLNTNKQIGKISIRIGNDYSSYYNGNIGFEINKDDQGNNYSYHASKLVIEVAKYHGMEYLNLSCEHDNIASSKIIEKLGSVFIEETVPPKDYVFYYEGISKHKIYRLSI encoded by the coding sequence ATGAGATTTAATGAGAAGTTCGATGAAATTAAAAATGATAAAATAATGTTAAAAATCATTGAAAAGAATCAAGGAAATGAAAACACTATTCCCTTTTATTATTATGATATTTATTTGTTGAATACAAATAAACAGATTGGGAAAATAAGTATTAGAATTGGAAATGATTATAGTTCTTACTATAATGGGAATATTGGTTTTGAAATCAATAAAGACGATCAAGGAAATAATTATTCTTATCATGCAAGTAAACTTGTCATTGAAGTTGCCAAATATCATGGAATGGAATATTTAAATTTGTCTTGTGAACATGATAATATAGCATCATCAAAGATAATTGAGAAATTAGGGTCGGTATTTATTGAAGAGACAGTACCACCGAAAGATTATGTTTTCTATTATGAAGGAATAAGTAAACATAAGATTTATAGGCTTTCAATATGA
- a CDS encoding NADPH-dependent oxidoreductase, whose product MNQTIKLQLNHKSIRKFKTDAIPQEIIDTLVSVAQHTATSNYAQSYSIISVTDPIKKKRLAEIGCQPYIEDAAHIFIMIADQARNAAIVKEELEDTIIFSSFDKFFIAATDAILAAQNIIIAAESLGIGGVLLGSILNQIDQLNELFEIPKFAVPVLGIALGYPDQSPQAKPRLPKHLIHFENIYPKWENISLELSEYDKIVTDYYSARSTNKRIDTFAKMITNWSLNTYQGRIKMLEYIQSKDLIKY is encoded by the coding sequence ATGAACCAAACTATTAAACTACAATTAAATCATAAATCAATTAGAAAATTTAAAACAGATGCAATTCCACAAGAAATAATTGATACATTAGTAAGTGTTGCACAACATACAGCAACAAGTAACTATGCACAATCATATTCAATTATTAGTGTTACTGATCCAATTAAGAAAAAAAGATTAGCAGAAATTGGTTGTCAACCATATATAGAAGATGCTGCACATATATTCATTATGATTGCTGATCAAGCTAGAAATGCTGCAATTGTCAAAGAAGAGTTAGAAGATACAATAATTTTTTCTTCATTTGATAAGTTTTTTATTGCAGCAACAGATGCAATTTTAGCAGCTCAAAATATTATCATTGCTGCTGAAAGCCTTGGTATTGGTGGTGTACTTTTAGGAAGCATTTTAAATCAAATTGATCAATTAAATGAACTGTTTGAAATACCTAAATTTGCAGTCCCAGTCTTAGGTATTGCACTTGGTTATCCAGATCAATCACCACAAGCAAAGCCAAGACTACCGAAGCATCTTATTCATTTTGAAAATATATACCCAAAATGGGAGAATATTAGTTTAGAACTTAGTGAATACGATAAAATTGTTACTGATTATTATAGTGCACGATCAACAAATAAAAGAATTGATACTTTTGCAAAAATGATTACTAATTGGAGTTTGAATACCTACCAAGGAAGGATTAAAATGTTAGAGTATATTCAAAGTAAAGATTTGATTAAGTATTAG
- a CDS encoding Crp/Fnr family transcriptional regulator: MINNLSILTKSKLFSGMSLTEINILIKSMNAAYIHYKKGDILINENEIVSDLGIILSGVAQSKKLNIYGKQTIVSMYYPGGYTALLTAISNNRKCPMSIYALEDINIISIPISNIFSYYPDHLSLHQRFLINLFDSVSERALELHDRNDCLTMPSVRDKILTFLNQLAKTTGSKILLLPFNREEMAEYLDVDRSALSRELSKMKSENIIDYYKNEFKILEINSEYTR; the protein is encoded by the coding sequence ATGATTAATAATTTATCAATCTTAACAAAATCAAAATTATTCTCTGGTATGAGTCTTACAGAGATTAATATCCTTATTAAATCTATGAATGCAGCATATATCCACTATAAGAAAGGTGATATCCTAATCAATGAAAATGAAATTGTTAGTGATCTTGGCATCATTCTAAGTGGTGTAGCACAAAGTAAAAAATTAAATATTTATGGTAAACAAACGATTGTTTCAATGTATTATCCAGGTGGATATACTGCATTACTCACAGCAATCAGTAATAATAGAAAATGTCCGATGTCAATTTATGCACTTGAAGATATCAATATTATTTCTATTCCAATATCAAATATATTTTCATATTATCCAGATCATCTATCACTACATCAACGTTTTTTAATAAACCTATTTGATAGTGTATCTGAACGTGCACTAGAATTACATGACAGAAATGATTGTCTTACAATGCCTTCAGTTCGTGATAAAATTCTTACATTTTTAAATCAATTAGCGAAAACAACCGGATCAAAAATTCTTCTACTTCCATTTAATAGGGAAGAGATGGCAGAATACTTAGATGTTGATCGTAGTGCATTATCGAGAGAATTAAGTAAAATGAAAAGCGAAAATATAATTGATTATTATAAGAATGAATTTAAAATCTTAGAAATAAATAGCGAATATACTAGATAA
- a CDS encoding Imm50 family immunity protein, which yields MTDKTYEFIKSYQSILDVFGYFPTFHDDKIVRWSIKKNDLFITIRTAQNAINSLSKEGYHDVITQFKFTNVRKLKHNFNRKERSILGVKFDKRDSNIEVYIDGIYDGATQFEFICESVEVLSCKGYTHYRDFESIKELYDSVKIFLKDKVKLNENSIEIFYHNRFIVKITGLIYFKVVINEILYSKAIETQDIWYFIKEMNEDMVYYIQYEAYKCFIFKKKTRINEYLKNKVDISKFITDNKVVSIFDCKSVIK from the coding sequence ATGACTGATAAAACTTATGAATTCATTAAATCATACCAAAGCATTTTAGATGTTTTTGGTTATTTTCCAACGTTTCATGATGATAAAATAGTTCGGTGGTCAATCAAAAAAAATGACCTGTTTATAACTATAAGAACAGCTCAAAATGCAATTAATTCGCTATCTAAAGAAGGTTATCATGATGTTATTACACAATTTAAATTTACAAATGTTAGAAAATTAAAGCATAATTTCAATAGAAAAGAACGTTCGATTTTAGGTGTTAAGTTTGATAAGCGTGACTCTAACATTGAAGTATACATAGATGGTATTTATGATGGTGCTACACAATTTGAATTCATTTGTGAATCAGTTGAAGTATTATCTTGCAAAGGTTATACGCATTACCGTGATTTTGAATCTATAAAAGAACTTTATGATAGCGTGAAAATTTTTCTCAAGGATAAAGTGAAATTGAATGAAAACAGTATTGAAATCTTTTATCATAATAGGTTCATTGTCAAAATTACAGGATTGATTTACTTTAAAGTTGTGATTAATGAGATTTTGTATTCTAAAGCTATTGAAACACAAGATATTTGGTATTTTATAAAAGAAATGAACGAAGATATGGTTTATTATATTCAGTATGAAGCCTACAAGTGCTTCATATTTAAAAAGAAAACACGTATTAATGAGTATCTCAAGAATAAAGTTGATATTTCTAAGTTCATAACTGATAATAAAGTAGTTAGCATATTTGATTGTAAATCCGTAATCAAATGA
- a CDS encoding cation:proton antiporter, producing the protein MIQSLGLIFLCGLLLGSLFKKLKLPSLIGMLISGIVIGPYVLNLLDDSILLIGPDLRELALIIILTRAGLSLDIEDLKVIGRPAVLMSFVPALFEIAATIIFAPLLLNITYMEAALLGAVIASASPAVIVPRMIKLMDEGYGTNRRIPQMILAGDSVDDVFNIVIFTMLLSFHTTGTTNALQLASVPISIILGVIVGIVSGFILSIVFNKIHMHDSYKVIMVLGIAFLMVSLEKVLEGLVPISGLLAVMVQGIVIFKKQKVVADRLSAKFNKLWTGAEIILFVMVGATVNIGFATNYLWQSILLLIIIISIRAIGILATLIETNLNGKERFFCTLTGIPKATVQAAIGGIPLAMGLQSGNVILSVAVIAILVTAPLGALLIDSTYKKTLKSDKYIEKI; encoded by the coding sequence ATGATTCAAAGTCTTGGACTTATCTTTTTATGTGGCTTACTATTAGGATCTTTATTTAAGAAACTAAAACTCCCTAGTTTAATTGGTATGCTTATTAGTGGTATTGTTATTGGACCATATGTTTTAAATTTACTTGATGATAGTATTTTACTAATTGGACCTGATTTAAGAGAATTAGCTTTAATTATTATTTTAACAAGAGCAGGATTATCTCTTGATATTGAAGATTTAAAAGTAATTGGAAGACCAGCAGTTTTAATGAGTTTTGTTCCAGCATTGTTTGAAATAGCTGCAACTATTATTTTTGCACCATTACTTTTAAATATCACATATATGGAAGCAGCACTCCTTGGTGCTGTGATTGCATCAGCATCACCAGCTGTTATTGTTCCTAGAATGATTAAGCTTATGGATGAGGGATATGGTACAAATAGACGTATTCCTCAAATGATTTTAGCAGGTGATTCGGTTGATGATGTGTTTAATATTGTTATTTTTACAATGTTATTAAGTTTTCATACAACTGGAACAACAAATGCATTACAGTTAGCAAGTGTACCAATTTCAATTATACTGGGTGTGATAGTTGGTATTGTATCGGGGTTTATATTATCTATAGTATTTAATAAAATACATATGCATGATTCATATAAAGTGATTATGGTGTTAGGTATTGCTTTTTTAATGGTTTCGTTAGAAAAAGTACTAGAAGGTCTTGTTCCAATCAGTGGTTTACTTGCTGTTATGGTTCAAGGTATTGTCATTTTTAAGAAACAAAAGGTTGTAGCTGATAGACTTTCAGCAAAGTTTAATAAACTGTGGACAGGCGCTGAAATCATTCTATTTGTTATGGTAGGAGCAACAGTAAATATTGGTTTTGCAACTAATTACTTATGGCAATCAATCTTATTACTGATCATTATTATTTCAATTAGAGCAATTGGTATTTTAGCAACACTTATTGAAACTAATCTAAACGGGAAAGAACGATTCTTTTGTACATTAACAGGTATTCCAAAAGCAACCGTTCAAGCAGCAATAGGAGGAATACCACTTGCTATGGGACTACAAAGTGGTAATGTCATTTTATCAGTTGCTGTCATTGCTATTTTAGTTACAGCACCACTTGGAGCATTATTGATTGACTCTACGTACAAAAAAACATTAAAATCTGATAAGTATATTGAAAAAATTTAA
- a CDS encoding AraC family transcriptional regulator yields the protein MEKPQITIKDVKEMRIIYIRFKGTYLEFRKNSRKLFEKLFDYAKKNNLIIPEVTKVLTIYNDNPFITDSRNLRTSVAMTITVGAVLEASDEITDTIISGKFGVGSFELKLNEYGDAWHHMYHEWLFKSKEKARDSVPFELYVTEPPKSLKGKSYTDIYIPIE from the coding sequence ATGGAAAAACCACAGATTACAATTAAAGATGTTAAAGAAATGCGGATCATTTATATTAGATTTAAAGGTACTTATTTAGAATTCAGAAAGAACAGTCGTAAACTGTTTGAAAAGCTATTTGACTATGCTAAAAAGAATAACTTAATTATTCCTGAAGTTACAAAAGTTTTAACCATATATAATGATAATCCATTTATAACAGATTCGAGAAATCTACGAACAAGTGTTGCTATGACAATTACTGTTGGTGCTGTTTTAGAAGCATCTGATGAGATTACTGATACAATTATTTCAGGGAAATTTGGAGTAGGAAGTTTTGAACTTAAATTAAATGAATATGGTGATGCATGGCATCATATGTATCATGAGTGGCTATTTAAAAGTAAAGAAAAAGCGAGAGATTCAGTTCCTTTTGAATTATATGTTACAGAACCGCCTAAGAGTCTAAAAGGAAAGAGTTATACAGACATTTATATTCCTATTGAGTAG
- a CDS encoding GNAT family N-acetyltransferase gives MIRLVKSNIFPTIKLKENQNEFVTKEEKIQKLLNNKNSKAYHILKDDCLIGFILLVMFDTKKFFMQDFRIDGKYQGNGLGKRALDLLIEELRNEDVVILTTTYTYGNNNAKKLYEKIGFIETDIVDDRDVQEVNMIYRFEGEKICIK, from the coding sequence ATGATTAGATTAGTTAAATCAAATATATTTCCAACTATTAAATTAAAAGAAAATCAAAATGAATTTGTAACAAAGGAAGAAAAGATTCAAAAACTATTAAATAATAAAAACAGTAAAGCATATCATATTTTAAAAGATGATTGTTTAATTGGTTTTATTTTATTAGTAATGTTTGATACTAAAAAATTTTTTATGCAAGATTTTAGAATAGATGGTAAGTATCAAGGAAATGGGCTAGGAAAGAGGGCCTTAGATTTACTTATAGAGGAATTGAGAAATGAAGATGTAGTTATCTTAACAACAACATATACATATGGAAATAATAATGCGAAAAAATTATATGAGAAGATTGGCTTTATAGAAACAGATATTGTTGATGATAGAGATGTTCAAGAAGTTAATATGATTTATAGGTTCGAAGGAGAGAAAATATGCATAAAATGA
- a CDS encoding DUF4287 domain-containing protein → MSFQSYLDAIHKKTGKTLDEIKELAIKENILKPDITATEFKTWLNVKFDLGSGHAMALWKYFIDNNWIITKHTTIK, encoded by the coding sequence ATGTCGTTTCAAAGTTATTTAGATGCTATTCATAAAAAAACAGGTAAAACATTAGATGAAATCAAAGAACTTGCTATAAAAGAAAACATACTAAAACCTGATATTACTGCTACAGAATTTAAGACTTGGTTAAATGTAAAATTTGATCTTGGTTCAGGTCACGCCATGGCATTATGGAAATATTTTATTGATAATAACTGGATTATTACAAAACATACAACAATTAAATAG
- a CDS encoding KilA-N domain-containing protein, whose product MAKKQVDVQGIKVSYIKIKDNDYISLTDIARVRESEFPSTIIQNWMRNKNTVEYLGVWEKLYNPNFNSIEFDRIDKESGRNSFMLTPKRWISAVNSIGIITKQGRYADTLAHRDIAFKFAGWLSVEFELYIIKEFQRLKQDESKLIEWNAKRELAKVNYLIHTDAIKENLIVSDLKKEQINYVYANESDMLNVALFGLTASIWAKNNPDKKGNMRDYATIDQLLVLSNLESYNAILIEQGLKQSQRIVQLNQVAKKQIEVLSNKPNGLNKTMKTSG is encoded by the coding sequence ATGGCGAAAAAACAAGTTGATGTGCAAGGAATTAAAGTTTCATACATAAAAATAAAAGATAATGATTACATATCATTAACCGATATTGCTAGAGTTAGGGAAAGCGAGTTTCCAAGCACAATCATTCAAAATTGGATGAGAAATAAAAATACGGTAGAGTATTTAGGTGTTTGGGAAAAACTATACAATCCCAATTTTAATTCCATCGAATTCGATAGAATTGACAAAGAATCAGGCAGAAACTCATTCATGTTAACGCCAAAAAGATGGATAAGTGCTGTTAACTCCATTGGAATCATCACTAAACAAGGTAGATATGCCGATACACTTGCTCATAGAGATATTGCTTTTAAGTTTGCTGGATGGCTTTCAGTTGAGTTTGAACTTTATATTATCAAAGAATTTCAACGCTTAAAACAGGATGAAAGTAAACTAATTGAGTGGAATGCTAAAAGAGAACTGGCAAAAGTTAATTATTTAATACATACAGATGCAATTAAAGAAAACTTGATTGTGTCTGATTTGAAAAAAGAACAAATCAATTATGTCTATGCCAATGAATCAGATATGCTAAACGTGGCGTTATTTGGATTAACTGCATCAATTTGGGCAAAGAATAATCCAGATAAAAAGGGTAATATGCGTGATTATGCAACCATCGATCAGTTACTAGTCCTTTCTAACTTAGAAAGCTACAATGCAATTTTGATTGAACAAGGATTAAAGCAAAGCCAAAGAATTGTTCAATTAAATCAAGTTGCAAAAAAACAGATTGAAGTATTGTCAAATAAACCTAACGGTCTTAACAAAACAATGAAAACATCTGGTTAA
- a CDS encoding helix-turn-helix transcriptional regulator produces MINEKLKQARIAKSLSQTDLANLIGVSRQTINMIENNDYNPTLALCLKICKALDKTLDELFWR; encoded by the coding sequence ATGATTAATGAAAAATTAAAACAAGCAAGAATTGCAAAATCTTTATCCCAAACAGATCTAGCTAATCTTATTGGTGTATCAAGACAAACAATTAATATGATTGAAAATAATGATTACAACCCAACGCTTGCATTATGTTTGAAAATATGTAAAGCATTAGACAAGACATTAGATGAGTTATTTTGGAGGTAA